The proteins below come from a single Camarhynchus parvulus chromosome 29, STF_HiC, whole genome shotgun sequence genomic window:
- the ATF1 gene encoding cyclic AMP-dependent transcription factor ATF-1 isoform X3 — translation MSLRGSAPLTVVQLPGEQVQVQGVIQTAQSSSVIHSPQVQTVQVSSLSESEDSQDSSDSIGSSQKARGILARRPSYRKILKDLSSEDTRDRKGDEESPGVSTVASMSVPTPIYQTSTGQYIAIAANGLQLAGPGADGVQGLQTLTMANAGGSQPGTTILQYAQTSDGQQILVPSNQVVVQSEYPLGTRLRSCHRECRLLMLPRLCPLAASGDMQTYQIRTTPTTSSLPQTVVMTSPVTLTSQGSKTDDPQLKREIRLMKNREAARECRRKKKEYVKCLENRVAVLENQNKTLIEELKTLKDLYCHKSV, via the exons ATGTCTCTCAGAGGTTCTGCTCCCCTCACAGTCGTTCAGCTTCCTGGAGAGCAAGTCCAGGTCCAGGGAGTCATTCAGACAGCTCAGTCCTCCTCTGTGATCCACTCCCCTCAGGTGCAAACCGTGCAG GTGTCTTCCTTGTCTGAGAGTGAGGATTCTCAGGACTCCTCAGACAGCATTGGCTCCTCACAGAAGGCTCGAGGCATCTTGGCTCGTCGTCCATCCTACCG aaaaattttgaaagatCTTTCTTCTGAAGACACACGGGATAGAAAAGGAGATGAGGAAAGTCCTGGGGTCTCCACTGTTGCCTCCATGTCCGTTCCCACGCCCATCTACCAGACAAGCACTGGACAGTACA TTGCCATCGCAGCCAACGGGCTGCAgctggcggggccgggggcggacggggtgcaggggctgcagacACTGACCATGGCCAACGCCGGCGGCTCCCAGCCCGGGACCACCATCCTGCAGTACGCCCAGACCTCGGATGGGCAGCAGATCCTGGTGCCCAGCAACCAGGTGGTGGTGCAGAGTGAGTACCCCCTGGGGACACGGTTACGCTCCTGTCACCGTGAGTGCCGCCTGCTAATGCTGCCCCGTTTGTGTCCCCTAGCTGCCTCTGGGGACATGCAGACGTACCAGATCCGCACCACGCccaccacctcctccctgccccagacCGTGGTGATGACATCCCCCGTCACTCTGACATCCCAGGGCAGCAAGACAGATGACCCACAGCTGAAACGAGAGATCAGGCTGATGAAGAACAG AGAAGCTGCCCGGGAGTGCCgtaggaagaagaaggagtaTGTGAAATGTTTGGAAAATCGAGTGGCAGTCCTggaaaatcagaacaaaactCTAATTGAAGAGCTAAAAACTTTGAAAGATCTTTACTGTCATAAAAGTGTGTAA